The genomic region TGCTTGGCCCGTGGGAGCCGTAGCCATTGATACAGATCAACGGATGCACGATCACATCCTTTGGAATCTCCTCAGTCCACCGCTCTGCAGCGTTGGGTGCGACCACGCGGAATGGTTCCTATATTGACCGGTCGGCAAATCCTAGATGACAGTTTGCAGATCCGTGGCTTCAATCATCTGCGACCAAATACCTTTCATCGTAATCATTGACGTAATCGACCCCGTCCAACTAAACCTGCACAAACCGCTGCGCCACTCACAACGCCGATTCAACTCGCCTGAGTCAAATCGTTGCCGCAGAGACGGAACTAGCATCATGTCGCGCGCGGCGAACGGAGGTATCGTAGGATGCCAAAGAAGCCTTCGAGCCGCGGCGCAACCAGGACCGCAACCAGGCTGTTCGTCGAATCTGAAAGCATCTACGTCACTGCTTTGGCCAGCATAGGAGAAATCGCCGTGCATCCACTACGCAAACTACGAGAGTCCGGCAGCGCTACGCCCGCGCAAGTGAGCGCGTTGCTCGCCGAAAACATCATATTTAACAGCCCGATCCTAGTGCGGGCGATCAAGGGACGTGAGACCATCGCGGCAATTTTTGCTCAGTCGAGCTCGACGCGTGGGTCCGGTGCCTATACAGCCGAGTATAAGCTGGATGAGCGGACGACCTTCTTACGCTGGGAAGGAACCATGGATGGTCACAAGATCGAAAGTCTCGAGGTCATCGTCGACAACGAGCAGGGGCTGATCGTGGAGCGTACAATTGCCCTCCGACCATATCCGGCCGTGAAGCTGTTCCGCGACGCTATGTACGCATCGCTCAAGGACAAACTGCCACCCGATGTTTGGGACTACCCGACGCCCTGACGGGACTACACGGGGCTGTGCTCGATGCTCGGCGCTCGCCATTCTTTCAGAGGAAACGCTCCGAGCTCCAGCCGGGCCGCGGCACACGCGCCGCTCGATAGGGCCGCCCCGCTTGCCGACAGTCGATGCTAGGCCCTTCCGACTTTTACTGCCTCGTTGCCAAGATCAATGGCTGGATGGCGGCCCCGAGCTTCCCCCCGGAACAGCCGGCGGAACAGACGCAGAGCATGCGCAACAGTAGAAACAAGCCTCGCCTGTGGTAGGCCGCTTTCAACTTAGCCATCTGCTTGCATTATCCTAGCTGATCGAGCAAGGCGCTCGCTTCCTGTCGAACCCTTCGGTGAACCAGCTATACAATGGCGTCAAGTAATCGCATGCCTGATTGCGCTTCCCCCGACCGCGCCACAACCTAGCAGCCAGGCCCCATTTCGGACATGGTCCTAGCCGGACATCGGCCTACAATACTGCTATATAACGAATTCAATTTCCCCAAGCTTTTGGGGGGTGCAGCTTGAGCAGCAAGCACGTTGGGCGGCGGCTGGCGGCCATTATGGCGGCAGATGTCGTGGGTTCTTGTCGCCTGATAGGGGTCGACGAAGAAGGCACGCTGGCGCAACTGAAAGCACTTAGAAATACGCTTTTTGATCCCAAAGTCTCTGATCATCGCGGACGCATCGTCAAGAACACCGGGGACGGCGCTCTCGTCGAGTTCGCAAGCGTGGTCGATGCCGTCCGATGCGCCGACGAAATCCAACGCAGCGTGGCGGAACAAAATACCGATGTGCCCCACGACAAGCGGATCGAATTTCGCATCGGCATTCATGTTGGGGATATTATCATCGCTGATGATGATATCTTTGGTGATGGGGTCAATATTGCAGTGCGTCTCGAAGGGATCGCGGAGCCCGGTGGGATTTGCATTTCCGACGATGCTCGGCGGCAGGTTCGGGGCAAGGTTGAGAACACCTTAGAGAACATGGGTTCGCAATCTTTGAAGAATATCGCCGAACCGATGCGGGCTTGGCGCGTGCTCGGCCCAAGCTCTTCACCGACAACAAAACCGTTGACCGAGACTGCGTTGCCGCTCGCTCTCCCTGACAAACCCTCCATCGCCGTGCTGCCGTTCCAGAACATGAGCGGCGATCCGGAACAGGACTACTTCGCCGATGGAATGGTGGAGGAGATTATTACCGCGCTCTCTCATTTCAAGGCGCTGTTCGTCATCGCCCGCAACTCAAGCTTCACATACAAGGGGCGCGCTGTCGATGTGAAGCAGATCGGGCGCGAGCTTGGGGTGCGCTACGTCTTGGAAGGGAGCGTTCGCAAAGCGGCAAACCGGGTGCGCATCACGGGACAGCTCGTCGATACCGCAGCTGGGGCACATCTTTGGGCGGACCGGTTCGACGGCGGGCTCGGCGACATCTTCGATCTGCAGGACCGGGTGACCGAGAGCGTTGTCGGGGCGATCGCGCCGGCGATGGAAAAGGCCGAGATCGAGCGTGCCAAGCGCAAGCCGACCGAGAGTCTCGACGCCTATGCCCTCTATTTACGCGGCTTGGCCAAGTTTTATCGGTTTACTAGCCGGCAAGCGAACGAAGAGGCATTGAGCCTCTTCAACAGCGCGATCGAGCTCGATCCGGATTTTGCATCGGCTTATGGTCGCGCCGCCTTTTGCTATGCCCATGGAAAGACCAATGGCTGGACCTCAAACACTACGAACCAGATTGCCGAAGTGATGAGGCTCGCTCGACGGGCGGTCGAGCTGGGTAAGGATGACGCAATCGCGCTCGCCGCTAGTGGATGGGCGTTAGCTTATTTTGTCCGCGATCTCGGGGCAGGCGCCGCCTTAATCGATCGCGCGCTTGTGCTCAATGCCAATTTGGCCGAGGCATGGTTTTGCGGTGGCTGGGTAAAAACTTGGCTCGGCGAGCCGAAACTTGCGATCGAGCGCTTCGCGCGTGCCATGCGCCTGAGCCCACTTGGCCCGTGGGTCACGCCGATGCAAAGCGGGACCGCGACTGCACATTTCTTCCTGGGCCACTATGACGAAGCGGCAAGGTGGGCAGCGATGGCATTGCAGGATAACCCGGACTTTTCATCAGCACTGCGTGTCGCTGCCGCAAGCAACGCGATGGCCGGTCGGCCGGAGCAAGCGCAAAAGGCGGTGGTTCGGTTGCGGCAACTTAATCCCGCGCTACGTGTTTCCAATCTCAAAGATGTGGTGGGCCCTTGGCGTGCCGAAGACCTCTTGCGATTAGAGGAAGTGTTGCGGCAAGCCGGACTGCCCGAATGACCATCCCAAGACGCCTGCCTACGGCACCCACGTGATGCAACAACTGGCCCATAGCTATTAGGGCAGGGCGCCACGGATCACCCGAACCCAACTTGGAGCTCGCAGCCAGGTTTGCTGCCGCTTTGAAAGGCCTCCTCACTTTCCGGGTTGAACCTGCTCCAAGGCGGTTTGGATAAAGCTCTCCACTTTCGGGAGTGCATACTGGCGACCGGCATAGACAAAGTACAGGGTCGCCTGCCGCTGCTGCTTCGTACGCCATTCCGACAGGACCCTCACCAGCTTGCCGGCTTTCGCCGCGTCTGCGGTTAGATATTCCGGCAACCATGCCATACCTTCTCCCGACACGACGAGGGACTTGCACAGTTCTGCGTCATCGACCTGAACCCGTCCCTTCATTTCAACCTCAAAGTCTGACTTCCCGTTCGTGAGAGTCACGGATGTCTTTTGGAAGAGGTACTTTATGAATGCAGCATCAGCCAAGTCGCGCGGATGGCTGAGCTTGCCTAACCGCTTCATATATTGCGGCGAGGCCCACAGGTCTGATCTTATTTCGATGAAACGTCGAGCTATGATTGACGAGTCCTTCAGCGCCCCAGCAAAGCGAATAGCAAGGTCGACACCTTCCTCAACTATATCGACGATCCGGTTCGTGAGGATGAACTGGAGTGAAACGTCCGGACACCTCGCCGCATAGGCACGGGCGATACGAGGCAAAATAGCGTGCCCAACGTCCACTGGCGCCGTAACCTTGAGGATACCGGACGGTTTGGTTTTCGAGACCTGAAGCGCCGCCTCACCTTGTTCGACTTCGCGGACGGCGATCGCACAGTGTTGGAAATAAGTGTCGCCTGCTTCGGTCATCCGCAGTTTGCGGGTGTTTCGCTGGATCAACCGCACCCCGAGACGCTTTTCCAATCCCGCCACTTTGGCGCTGACCGTTGTCTTGGGCATGCCCAAGCGTCTCGCAGCGGCGGAGAAATTGCCTGCTTCCACGACCTTCACGAATACCGTGATTGCATCCATGGTCGCTGTCCAAATACTTGCACAGTAAATCCCGACTTTACCAGCTAGTGGATGGTCTGGCGAGGCTCCTAGTTTCAAGGACGAGCGGAGGTTGACGTTGCTCCGCACATTGATCCTTCAAGCAGGAGAGCCAGTCGTGACTAAGGTTGATAAGCCCGAAACAATCGACATCGGTCGTCGTGGTATTCTAACCGGCATCGCGGCGGGAGTTGCCGTGGCCGGCACCGCCAGCTTGCTTTCAGAACATTCGGCATCTGCTGCGGATGGCGACGGCATTCGTCCCTTCAAGGTGAAGGTCCCGCAGGATCAACTCGACGATCTTCGCCGGCGCCTGGCAGCGACCCGTTGGCCCGACAAGGAGACAGTCGCCGATCAGACGCAAGGCGCGCAACTCGCAAAGCTCCAGCAACTAGTCCGCCATTGGGCGACCGACTATGACTGGCGCAAGGGCGAGGCAAAGTTGAACGCCTTCCCGCAGTTCAAGACGATGATCGACGGCCTCGATATCCACTTCATCCACGTGCGCTCTCGCCATCCTAACGCACTGCCGCTCATCATCACGCATGGATGGCCCGGGTCGGTCTTCGAGCAGATCAAGCCCATTGGCCAGCTCACAGATCCGACTTCGTACGGCGGCCGGGCAGAGGATGCGTTCGACGTCGTGATCCCGTCGCTGCCGGGCTTCGGCTTCTCGTCGCGACCGACCGAGACCGGCTGGGGCGTGGAGCGCATCGGCCGCGCATGGGACATGCTCATGAAGCGGCTCGGTTACACAACCTACGTCGCGCAGGGCGGAGACTGGGGCGCCGGCGTTGTCGAGGCAATGGGGCGGCAGGCACCAACGGGATTGCTGGGCATCCACACCAATCTGCCGGCGGTCTTCCCGCCCGATGCGGCCGAAGCGATCGGCAACGGTGGGCCCGCGCCTGCTGGACTGTCCGCAAAGGAGCGCGCTGAATTCGACGCCATGCAGTCGTTCATCAAGAGCGGCGGCTGGGGATACCTGACAATGATGAGCGCGCGACCACAGGCAGTCGGTTACGGCCTGACCGACTCTCCGGCCGGCCTTGCGGGGTGGATGCTCGTCCATGGAGGGTTCGGGAAGTGGACGTACGGCAAGGATCCCAAGCAGGCGCCTACGCCGGACGAGGTGCTGGACAACTTCTCGCTTCACTGGCTGACCAACACGGTAACCTCAGGAGCGAGGCTCTACTGGGAGAACCGCGATCAGAACCTGATCAGCGCGGCCGCGCAGAAGACTGACAAGATTACTCTACCGGTGGCCATCACGACGTTCCCGAACGACGATCTGTTCCGAGCCCCGGAGACTTGGGCCCGTCGCGCCTTTCCCAATCTGATCTACTTCCGCGACGCTGAGCGGGGCGGCCACTTCCCGGCCTGGGAGGAGCCCGAGCTTTTCGCCTCCGAGCTTCGTGCGGCGTTCAAGCCGCTTCGCCAATCGATCTGAAAACCGCGATCCTGCATTCAACAGATGGAGAATATCATGACTCACGTCGACACGTTTGACGCAGCCGCGGCTGGCTCCGCGACAGTAGACCCTTTGCAAGCACAGAACACCAATCTCTTCGCGCTCGACGATCTCGACTACGCGTCCATGACGAGGACGCTCCCGGAAAGGGATCTGACTGCGCTTCAAGCCGTCGCAGACTGGATCCGGACTTTCGTGGCCAGGCCTCACAAAGATCTCGGCCGCGATGGCGCGGTATGTCCCTTCGTGCCCGCGGCCCGCGAGCGCAAGACGATCTGGCTCGCGCCCGAGCGGATCGCCAAGCTGAGCGTGCCGGAAGTTGTCCGGCTCGTGAAGGACTACAAGAAGCTGTTCACGGAAGCCCAGTCTTCGAACGGCCATGACGCACACTACAGATCGATCGTCCTGGTCTTCACCGATTTGGCGTCAGATCGTGCAAGGGATCTCTTTGACGACGTCCTGCAGCATCTTGCAGTTCCATCGTACGTGGAGGATGGACTTGTGCTGGGAGCCTTCTACGAGCGTAATGAAGCGACAGCGATACACAGCTCCAGCTTCAGGCCGTTCACACCACCCGCACCGTTTCTGCTGATGAGGCCCGCAGTCATCAGCGACTGGAAGTTCTTCCTGGAAAGCGAGGACTGGCTCGACCGTTGGCCGCGCCGCTTCGGAGCGTCCGCTGTCCGGGGTCTTGCCGACGAACTACGGCAGTTGCCGTGGCGCAAGAGCCGCAGCTCGTTCTGACCGTCTTCCAAATCAACCCGAGATTCTGCTCTTCGAAGGAGACAATTCCGTGCCTCGCATCAAGACGCTTGCCGTAGCGGCGGTCGCTGCTACCGCTGTGCTCACCGGCCGTGCCTTTGCCCAAAGCGCGAACGAAGTCCGCGGCGCTTCCCCGTACGTCGCCATCCAGAACGAGCCCGCACCCAGGCTAGTAGTCGACCCCCCGCTTCCCGAAGGCCTCGCTCGGGGTGTCTTCTGGGCGCAGTATCGCGTCGAAAATCTGCGCATCGTGCAAGTGTTCGGTGCTGGTGCTCGCCAGGTATCTCCCCGCATCGGGCATCTGCATATCAATGTCGACGACCTGCCGTGGTGGTGGGCGGACGCGAGCGACAGCAACACGATCGACATCGCCGGGCTGCCGGCCGGCCCGCACAAGGTGAAGATCTCGCTAGTCGATCCGGACCACAACGTCTTCCCGGGTCAGGTGACGACGCTGACGTTCATCGTGCCCGAGCACGCCAAAATGAAGCACGACGGCCAGGACCAATGAGTCTCGCTCGGCGAGAACAACTAGGAGAGTTCCATGCTTAACGGAAAGACTGCCCTCGTCACTGGCGGGACTTCGGGGATTGGCCTCGCCACCGCCAGGCTGCTGCACGCCAACGGTGCGCGGGTCGCCATTTCAGGCCGCGAGTCTGATGCTCTTGAGCGGGCGCGCAAGGTCATCGGCGGCGATGTGCGCACATTGCAGACGGACGTGCTTTCTCTAGATGCCCTCCAAAAGATGGCTTCGGACGTGCGGCAAGCCTTCGGCGCGCTCGACGTCTTCTTCGCTAATGCGGGCGTAGCCTATGTCACACCGCTGGCGACGACCAGCGAAGCGCAATATGAGCGCCTCATGGACACGAATGTCAGGTCCGTGTTCTTTTCCATTCAGGCAGTCGAACCGGTCATGCGCGAGGGCGGCTCGATCATCCTGAACACAGCTTGGCTGAACCAGATCGGTGTCCCCGGTCGTGCTATCCTTTCGGCTTCGAAGGCGGCGGTTCGCTCGTTCGCACGCACCTTGTCGGCCGAACTCCTTGGCCGGCGCATTCGC from Bradyrhizobium sp. CB1015 harbors:
- a CDS encoding epoxide hydrolase family protein produces the protein MTKVDKPETIDIGRRGILTGIAAGVAVAGTASLLSEHSASAADGDGIRPFKVKVPQDQLDDLRRRLAATRWPDKETVADQTQGAQLAKLQQLVRHWATDYDWRKGEAKLNAFPQFKTMIDGLDIHFIHVRSRHPNALPLIITHGWPGSVFEQIKPIGQLTDPTSYGGRAEDAFDVVIPSLPGFGFSSRPTETGWGVERIGRAWDMLMKRLGYTTYVAQGGDWGAGVVEAMGRQAPTGLLGIHTNLPAVFPPDAAEAIGNGGPAPAGLSAKERAEFDAMQSFIKSGGWGYLTMMSARPQAVGYGLTDSPAGLAGWMLVHGGFGKWTYGKDPKQAPTPDEVLDNFSLHWLTNTVTSGARLYWENRDQNLISAAAQKTDKITLPVAITTFPNDDLFRAPETWARRAFPNLIYFRDAERGGHFPAWEEPELFASELRAAFKPLRQSI
- a CDS encoding DUF6130 family protein encodes the protein MPRIKTLAVAAVAATAVLTGRAFAQSANEVRGASPYVAIQNEPAPRLVVDPPLPEGLARGVFWAQYRVENLRIVQVFGAGARQVSPRIGHLHINVDDLPWWWADASDSNTIDIAGLPAGPHKVKISLVDPDHNVFPGQVTTLTFIVPEHAKMKHDGQDQ
- a CDS encoding LysR family transcriptional regulator translates to MDAITVFVKVVEAGNFSAAARRLGMPKTTVSAKVAGLEKRLGVRLIQRNTRKLRMTEAGDTYFQHCAIAVREVEQGEAALQVSKTKPSGILKVTAPVDVGHAILPRIARAYAARCPDVSLQFILTNRIVDIVEEGVDLAIRFAGALKDSSIIARRFIEIRSDLWASPQYMKRLGKLSHPRDLADAAFIKYLFQKTSVTLTNGKSDFEVEMKGRVQVDDAELCKSLVVSGEGMAWLPEYLTADAAKAGKLVRVLSEWRTKQQRQATLYFVYAGRQYALPKVESFIQTALEQVQPGK
- a CDS encoding DUF6875 domain-containing protein; protein product: MTHVDTFDAAAAGSATVDPLQAQNTNLFALDDLDYASMTRTLPERDLTALQAVADWIRTFVARPHKDLGRDGAVCPFVPAARERKTIWLAPERIAKLSVPEVVRLVKDYKKLFTEAQSSNGHDAHYRSIVLVFTDLASDRARDLFDDVLQHLAVPSYVEDGLVLGAFYERNEATAIHSSSFRPFTPPAPFLLMRPAVISDWKFFLESEDWLDRWPRRFGASAVRGLADELRQLPWRKSRSSF
- a CDS encoding adenylate/guanylate cyclase domain-containing protein — protein: MSSKHVGRRLAAIMAADVVGSCRLIGVDEEGTLAQLKALRNTLFDPKVSDHRGRIVKNTGDGALVEFASVVDAVRCADEIQRSVAEQNTDVPHDKRIEFRIGIHVGDIIIADDDIFGDGVNIAVRLEGIAEPGGICISDDARRQVRGKVENTLENMGSQSLKNIAEPMRAWRVLGPSSSPTTKPLTETALPLALPDKPSIAVLPFQNMSGDPEQDYFADGMVEEIITALSHFKALFVIARNSSFTYKGRAVDVKQIGRELGVRYVLEGSVRKAANRVRITGQLVDTAAGAHLWADRFDGGLGDIFDLQDRVTESVVGAIAPAMEKAEIERAKRKPTESLDAYALYLRGLAKFYRFTSRQANEEALSLFNSAIELDPDFASAYGRAAFCYAHGKTNGWTSNTTNQIAEVMRLARRAVELGKDDAIALAASGWALAYFVRDLGAGAALIDRALVLNANLAEAWFCGGWVKTWLGEPKLAIERFARAMRLSPLGPWVTPMQSGTATAHFFLGHYDEAARWAAMALQDNPDFSSALRVAAASNAMAGRPEQAQKAVVRLRQLNPALRVSNLKDVVGPWRAEDLLRLEEVLRQAGLPE
- a CDS encoding SDR family oxidoreductase, which codes for MLNGKTALVTGGTSGIGLATARLLHANGARVAISGRESDALERARKVIGGDVRTLQTDVLSLDALQKMASDVRQAFGALDVFFANAGVAYVTPLATTSEAQYERLMDTNVRSVFFSIQAVEPVMREGGSIILNTAWLNQIGVPGRAILSASKAAVRSFARTLSAELLGRRIRVNAVSPGLIETPILRGVGRSEHPGQTEDEFREYIAGASKLIPLGRLGKPEEIAAAVLFLASDASSYMLGSEVVVDGGFAEL